A part of Cucurbita pepo subsp. pepo cultivar mu-cu-16 unplaced genomic scaffold, ASM280686v2 Cp4.1_scaffold000150, whole genome shotgun sequence genomic DNA contains:
- the LOC111784063 gene encoding probable tyrosine-protein phosphatase At1g05000, with amino-acid sequence MRLEVEENDVDDVLLPPSNFSMVEDGIFRSGFPQPANFPFLKNLNLRSIIYLCPEPYPEENLEFLRANNIKLFQFKIEGKKEPFVSMPKDAILDALKILIDVRNHPILIHCKRGKHRTGSLVGCLRKFQNWCLTSVFEEYQRFAGMKSRTTDLQFIETFDISLLRQCVYSIIYQYQGYSQSKRRLVYREENLQKPQPTSV; translated from the exons ATGAGGCTTGAAGTGGAAGAAAACGATGTCGATgatgttcttcttcctccttccaACTTCTCCATGGTTGAGGATGGCATTTTCCGATCCGGTTTCCCTCAGCCGGCTAATTTCCCCTTCCTCAAGAATCTCAACCTTCGCTCCATCAT CTATCTGTGTCCAGAACCCTATCCAGAGGAGAATTTGGAGTTTCTTAGAGCCAATAACATCAAgctttttcaattcaaaatcGAAGGAAAAAAG GAGCCTTTCGTTTCAATGCCCAAGGATGCTATTCTGGATGCCCTAAAAATCCTAATTG ATGTTAGGAATCATCCCATTTTGATCCACTGCAAGCGTGGAAAG CATCGAACAGGCTCGCTGGTCGGTTGCCTGAGAAAGTTTCAGAACTGGTGCTTGACATCAGTGTTCGAGGAGTACCAGCGATTCGCAGGCATGAAGTCAAGGACGACCGACCTACAATTCATCGAGACGTTCGACATCAGTTTGCTGAGGCAATGTGTTTACAGCATCATATACCAGTACCAAGGTTACAGCCAAAGCAAGAGGAGGCTGGTCTATCGAGAAGAAAATTTGCAGAAACCCCAACCAACATCAGtttag